The sequence ACCTGCTGGAAGCCCTGTCGCAGGGAGCTAGCGTGGCGTCGATCGAACGGTTCGCGCGAGAGGCCGAGTCCGGTTTCGATTTTACCCGGCTGATGACCACTCTGCTGAACTTGCAGGCGATTGCTGGAATTTCCGTGAAGGAGGGCTTATGACGCACCCCGCCGGTCTCCTGAAACGCGCCGCTGATTGCGCCGTGCCTCTGTATCTATGGCTGGTCCATGGCCTAGAAGCGCTGACTCCGCTGTTCGACCTGTCCGTGCGCCTGTATCTGGCAAACATTTTTTGGAAAGGCGGCATGGTCAAGCTCTCCAGTTGGATGTCCACGGTGATGCTCTTCACCATGGTCTACGATGTGCCGGTCTTGCCGCCTGAGGTTGCGGCCTATCTGTCGACGGCGGTTGAACTCGGCGGCTCATTCCTGCTGGCGATCGGCCTGGCCGGGCGATGGGCAGCCCTCTCGCTCTTCGGACTGAATATCGTCGCCGCGCTCTCGTATGGGCAGCTATCTGAAGCGGCGCTGCAAGAGGCGTTCTATTGGGGCATTCTCTTTCTCTATTTCGTCCTGCACGGACCGGGACTAATTTCGGTGGACGCCCTCTTGGATCGCTTCTATCGACGAAGGCACACAATGAGCCCGACTAATGCGGCTATACCCAAACAACCTGTTTTTCACAACGCGTGAGATGAATCCTAGGGCTGAGCACTGCTTTGATTTCGAGTCTCTTGCTTAGCCCAGCCATTGAGGGCACACTGACTGATGAGACGACGGTGATTCGCTCAGGGGCCCATGGACAGACTCAACCCAAGTGCCTTGGGCCGCGAAGCGGCTGGGGCGCAAAACCAATACATCGGGTGGCGAACATCGCCGTTCGCTGTCCGTTCATCTAAAGGGGGTCATTATGAAAGCAGTCTTGCCACTTCGTTGGGCACTGGCGGCGAACGCTGCCTTTTCGCTTACATCCGCGTCATTTATGCTTTTCCGACCTGCGCTGGTAGGCGAGTGGCTTGGAATACAGGCCCCCCAAATCCTTCAAGCCATTGGCATCGGTCTGATTTTCTTCGCTGCCGAGTTGCTCTATCAAGCAACACGACCTCGTTTGGCCACATGGCGTGCGCTACTTGCAAGCCTCGCTGATTTCTCATGGGTAGTGGGCACCGCCATGCTGGTGTTCACCTTTCCTGACCTATTGTCGCCAGTTGGTAGAGCCTTGGCTCTTGTCGTCGCAGGGATCGTAGCCGCGTTTGGAATGTGGCAGCTTTGGGCCATTGGCTGGGCTCATAGACCGAAGGGGAGTCGCGAGTATCGTCATTGCATTATCGTTGAAACCAATGCGCCTGCTGAAAAGATGTGGCAGATCGTAGGCAGCATCGGCGACATCAAGAACTACATGCCGTCCTTGAAACACTCCCTTGTCATAGACGGAAAAGCGCCAAGCATTGGGGCTGTCCGCGTATGCGAGGATTACGCGGGCAAGCAATGGTCCGAGGAATGCACTGAATTCAACCCCGGTCGTAGCTTCGCGGTGCGTTTTCTTTCAGAGGCGCATGATTTTCCTTTCCCGGCAAGAACGATGAGCGGTGGATGGCAAGTGACACCATCGACTGTCGGCTCTCAGGTCATGGTGTGGTGGGAATTGATGCCAAAGAGCAAACTACTTGCGCCGGTAATCCTGCCGCTGTTGGCTTTCCAGGCCGACCGCGACTTTCCGAAGATCATCCAGCGGATGGCCACAGCCGCTCTTGAACAGAGCGGCGAAGTGCACATGCAATCGAAATCTGGAGCGGTTGCGCGTCTTTTGCCAAGTTTTTGCTAGCTTGGGCTTGTGCGCAATGTTGCCCAACTCATTGCTCAAAACGGCCATGCGAATGTACCGCTTGAGCAGGTGGTTGGGTGCGAGGGAAAGCCAGCATGCGATCACCCGATCAAGAAAAGCCTATTTCCTCGGAGCAAGAAGCACCTGAGCAGAAACACGTCGATCGCCGCGCATGGCTGGCCAGCGCGGTCTCCGCGATGGGCGTTACTGCCGCTGGCTTGATCGCTCCATCACTGCTGCCGGCAGCAGAACAGAACGACACCGATCCCACACGAGTCCCAGGCCGCATTCCCAGTCCTTATGGCACTCGCGCACTGGGAGAAACCGCCCAACGCCTGACGACGGCGACCCATTCGCTGACGCCGCACCAATCGTTGCACGGCATCATCACCCCCTCCGCACTGCACTTCGAGCGCCACCACAACGGCGTGCCGGCCATCGATACCGATCGCCACCGGCTGTTGATTCATGGACTGGTCGAACGACCGCTGGTCTTTTCGATGGCGGATCTCACGCGCTTTCCCTCCGTGACACGCATGCTGTTCATCGAATGCTCCGGCAATTCCGGAAAA comes from Nitrospira sp. and encodes:
- a CDS encoding DoxX family protein, with protein sequence MTHPAGLLKRAADCAVPLYLWLVHGLEALTPLFDLSVRLYLANIFWKGGMVKLSSWMSTVMLFTMVYDVPVLPPEVAAYLSTAVELGGSFLLAIGLAGRWAALSLFGLNIVAALSYGQLSEAALQEAFYWGILFLYFVLHGPGLISVDALLDRFYRRRHTMSPTNAAIPKQPVFHNA
- a CDS encoding SRPBCC family protein, whose amino-acid sequence is MKAVLPLRWALAANAAFSLTSASFMLFRPALVGEWLGIQAPQILQAIGIGLIFFAAELLYQATRPRLATWRALLASLADFSWVVGTAMLVFTFPDLLSPVGRALALVVAGIVAAFGMWQLWAIGWAHRPKGSREYRHCIIVETNAPAEKMWQIVGSIGDIKNYMPSLKHSLVIDGKAPSIGAVRVCEDYAGKQWSEECTEFNPGRSFAVRFLSEAHDFPFPARTMSGGWQVTPSTVGSQVMVWWELMPKSKLLAPVILPLLAFQADRDFPKIIQRMATAALEQSGEVHMQSKSGAVARLLPSFC